A single region of the Pseudomonas sp. VD-NE ins genome encodes:
- a CDS encoding AraC family transcriptional regulator produces the protein MSDQGESIRFWQTAPLAGVELLSARYIEHRFAPHVHDGFVIGMIMAGAQRYRYRGAEHLAGSGTLVLINPDELHTGHKGTEDGWLYRAFYPDTAQIVSLLDELELSTTHLPAFGATLYRDADLVNGFAQLHRLLESPATALQQQTLWREMMLLLLQRHAAVPVPGRAGKEHRAVLLGKELLHAQVAAPPSLEELAAAVNLSPFHFARVFRRATGMPPHTWLIQQRIAQARALLQHGCLPVEVATQLGFADQSHLSRQFKQAYGVGPAAYRSARQFPSDNE, from the coding sequence ATGAGCGATCAGGGCGAGTCGATCCGCTTCTGGCAAACCGCGCCGCTGGCCGGGGTCGAGCTGTTGTCGGCACGCTACATCGAGCATCGTTTCGCCCCGCATGTGCACGACGGATTCGTGATCGGCATGATCATGGCCGGCGCTCAGCGTTATCGCTATCGCGGCGCCGAACATCTGGCCGGCAGCGGCACACTGGTGTTGATCAATCCGGACGAACTGCACACCGGGCACAAAGGCACCGAGGATGGCTGGCTGTACCGGGCGTTTTATCCCGATACCGCGCAAATCGTTTCGCTGCTGGATGAGCTGGAGCTGTCCACCACCCACCTGCCGGCGTTCGGCGCCACGCTGTATCGCGATGCGGATCTGGTCAACGGCTTTGCCCAGTTGCACCGTTTGCTCGAAAGCCCGGCCACCGCGCTGCAACAGCAAACGCTGTGGCGCGAGATGATGTTGCTGCTGTTGCAGCGCCATGCGGCAGTGCCGGTGCCCGGACGAGCCGGCAAGGAACACCGCGCGGTGCTGTTGGGCAAAGAACTGCTGCACGCACAAGTGGCGGCGCCACCGTCACTGGAAGAACTGGCGGCGGCGGTCAATCTGTCGCCGTTCCATTTCGCCCGAGTATTCCGCCGCGCTACTGGTATGCCGCCGCACACCTGGCTGATCCAGCAACGCATCGCCCAGGCCCGTGCACTCCTGCAGCACGGCTGCTTGCCGGTGGAGGTTGCCACGCAACTAGGGTTTGCCGACCAGAGCCATTTGAGCCGGCAGTTCAAGCAGGCTTATGGCGTCGGACCCGCCGCGTACCGCAGCGCCCGACAATTTCCTTCAGACAACGAATAA